A region of Treponema sp. J25 DNA encodes the following proteins:
- a CDS encoding D-alanyl-D-alanine carboxypeptidase family protein, producing the protein MRMVGSLVPWGILVGMLLFPWETLRAEKVSPVPSAPLEKAENFLSPLPFPIKETPLLQAGSAILIDATTGKILYEKNADLSFPPASLTKLVTMYRVLEAIQEGKTSLKTVLTPPQESWAINQPAGSSLMFLGPGQRVSVEELLLGLAVASGNDAAVALAIHIDGSVPAFVQGMNRLVKTLGLEQTFFVEPAGISAENRTTARDFVRFCAAYINIFPEALSQYHRVTQISYPLSHNLSRPAGNTNPIIQQNRNGLLGQFEGVDGLKTGYIQESGYNMAVTARRGNTRLLAVLLGGPGRTTAEGSAIREQDSRTLLEWGFSHFTTLFAHIEHLEPVRVWKGKVRSITPQVGASLAFTVPRERASGVHWELNYQEPLIAPLPQGTPIGRLRFFDATGTLYEVPLISGERVEKGPWWRRIMDTCILFFKSLFRS; encoded by the coding sequence ATGAGAATGGTCGGGTCTCTTGTCCCATGGGGGATTTTGGTTGGAATGCTCCTCTTTCCCTGGGAGACCCTCAGGGCAGAAAAAGTTTCCCCTGTCCCGTCGGCTCCCCTCGAAAAGGCGGAAAACTTTCTTTCACCCCTTCCGTTCCCCATAAAAGAAACGCCCCTGCTCCAGGCAGGGTCGGCGATCCTTATAGACGCTACTACGGGGAAGATTCTCTATGAAAAGAATGCGGACCTTTCATTTCCGCCGGCATCCTTAACTAAACTGGTCACCATGTATCGGGTGCTGGAGGCCATCCAGGAAGGGAAAACTTCCCTGAAGACGGTGCTTACCCCACCCCAGGAAAGCTGGGCCATTAACCAGCCAGCGGGGTCTTCGCTGATGTTCCTTGGACCAGGACAGAGGGTAAGCGTGGAAGAGTTACTATTGGGGCTTGCAGTTGCCTCCGGTAATGATGCGGCGGTAGCCCTGGCCATTCATATCGATGGTTCGGTACCGGCCTTTGTACAGGGGATGAATCGCCTGGTTAAGACTCTTGGATTAGAACAGACCTTTTTTGTGGAACCCGCTGGCATTTCAGCGGAAAACCGAACCACTGCCCGGGATTTTGTCCGTTTTTGCGCAGCATATATCAACATCTTTCCTGAAGCCCTTTCTCAATATCATAGGGTAACGCAGATTTCGTATCCCCTTTCGCATAATCTTTCTCGGCCTGCCGGTAACACTAACCCCATCATCCAGCAGAACCGAAACGGCCTTCTCGGACAATTCGAGGGAGTAGATGGACTTAAGACAGGATACATCCAAGAGTCAGGATACAACATGGCCGTCACGGCCCGGCGGGGAAATACCCGTCTTCTGGCGGTACTTCTCGGGGGTCCCGGGAGAACTACGGCAGAAGGCTCTGCCATTCGGGAACAGGACAGTCGTACCCTCTTAGAGTGGGGCTTTAGCCATTTTACCACCCTCTTTGCCCACATAGAACACCTTGAACCAGTGCGGGTATGGAAAGGAAAAGTCCGCTCTATCACTCCCCAGGTGGGAGCCTCCCTGGCGTTTACGGTTCCCCGTGAGCGGGCTTCCGGTGTTCACTGGGAACTGAACTATCAGGAACCCCTTATTGCCCCCCTCCCACAGGGGACACCTATTGGAAGGCTTCGCTTCTTTGATGCCACAGGGACCCTCTACGAAGTTCCCCTTATCAGTGGAGAAAGGGTAGAAAAAGGCCCCTGGTGGCGACGTATCATGGATACCTGTATACTTTTTTTCAAGAGCCTTTTCAGAAGCTAA
- the asnS gene encoding asparagine--tRNA ligase: MKNPLIKELLALEPQGQEVHVQGWVRTKRELKNLVFIEVNDGSCFRSIQCTFDLNTPLDEPSREAIKEISTGAAVHIEGKLVPSPAEGQPLEVAGTRAVLVGPAPAESYPLQKKRHSFEFLREIAHLRARTNTFGAVARVRSRLAFAIHQFFQSRGFQYIHTPIITASDCEGAGAMFQVTTLDLEGLARSGKPVDYTKDFFGKPSYLTVSGQLEAETYATALSRVYTFGPTFRAENSNTTRHLAEFWMVEPEVAFAHLEDDMELAEEFLKELFTVALTDCREDLEFFDSRIQNGIIRTLEQVVQSRFTHMTYTDAIRELEKKADRFEFKPSWGCDLQSEHEKYLTEEVAHGPVIVTDYPKEIKAFYMKLNDDGKTVRAMDVLVPRLGEIIGGSEREERLEVLERRILELGMKLEDYWWYLDLRRFGTVPHAGFGLGFERLILYVTGMTNIRDVIPYPRAVGQADF; this comes from the coding sequence ATGAAAAATCCCCTTATCAAAGAACTATTAGCTCTCGAACCGCAAGGACAGGAAGTCCATGTTCAAGGGTGGGTACGAACCAAGCGGGAGCTTAAGAACCTAGTATTCATTGAAGTAAATGACGGGTCCTGTTTCAGGAGTATCCAGTGTACCTTCGATCTCAACACACCTCTGGATGAACCAAGCCGCGAGGCCATTAAAGAAATAAGTACCGGCGCCGCGGTTCACATCGAGGGGAAACTGGTCCCTTCCCCTGCAGAAGGGCAACCCCTGGAAGTGGCAGGGACCCGGGCCGTTCTGGTGGGGCCCGCACCGGCAGAAAGCTATCCCCTACAGAAAAAACGCCATTCCTTCGAGTTTTTACGGGAAATAGCCCATCTGCGAGCACGAACCAACACATTTGGAGCCGTTGCACGGGTACGCAGCAGGCTTGCCTTCGCGATCCACCAATTTTTTCAGAGCCGCGGCTTCCAGTATATTCACACGCCCATCATTACCGCAAGCGACTGCGAAGGGGCAGGGGCGATGTTTCAGGTAACCACCCTCGACCTTGAAGGCCTTGCCCGCTCAGGGAAACCAGTGGATTATACCAAAGACTTTTTTGGTAAGCCCAGCTATCTTACCGTTTCAGGGCAGCTCGAAGCGGAAACCTACGCCACTGCCCTTTCCCGGGTGTATACCTTCGGGCCTACCTTCCGGGCAGAAAATTCCAACACCACCCGACACTTAGCAGAATTCTGGATGGTAGAACCGGAGGTCGCCTTTGCCCACCTTGAGGACGATATGGAATTGGCAGAAGAGTTCCTTAAAGAACTCTTTACGGTGGCCCTTACAGATTGCAGAGAAGACCTGGAATTCTTTGATTCCCGGATCCAGAATGGTATCATCCGCACCCTTGAACAGGTGGTCCAGTCTCGCTTTACCCACATGACCTACACGGATGCGATTCGGGAACTCGAGAAAAAGGCGGATCGTTTTGAATTTAAGCCTTCCTGGGGGTGTGATCTTCAGAGTGAACATGAAAAGTACCTTACCGAAGAAGTAGCCCACGGTCCGGTCATTGTGACCGATTACCCGAAAGAGATTAAAGCCTTTTATATGAAATTGAACGACGATGGCAAAACCGTCCGCGCCATGGATGTTCTTGTACCCCGGCTGGGAGAGATTATTGGTGGTTCTGAACGGGAAGAACGGCTCGAAGTGCTGGAACGGCGCATCCTTGAACTGGGGATGAAGCTGGAAGACTACTGGTGGTATCTGGACCTGCGCCGCTTTGGCACCGTTCCCCATGCGGGTTTTGGATTGGGCTTTGAGCGGCTCATTCTGTACGTCACCGGCATGACCAACATTCGGGATGTGATACCCTATCCCCGGGCAGTAGGACAGGCAGATTTTTAA
- a CDS encoding citrate/2-methylcitrate synthase, which yields MKVDTYLSMVLENNKIDPELYAKYNVKRGLRNADGTGVLVGLTRVGDVHGYIIDENERIAVDGKLYYRGIDVEDIVRYVQEEHRYGFEETVYLLMFGQLPTKEQLEEFNDFLAEHRRLPDNFAEDAIMKAPSPDIMNKLARSVLTCYAYDPNPEDLSYENVLRQCLELIARFPTMVAYAYVAKKHYYDHESLFIHTPEKLSSTAETILSLIRPDKKFTSLEAEILDLALILHAEHGGGNNSTFAVHLISSADTDTYSAIAAGVGSLKGFKHGGANIKVMGMMEDIKRGVKNWEDEDEVAAYLIKILKGEAFDRTGLIYGQGHAVYTKSDPRATLLRDKAAELAKEKGFEKEFNLYRTIEKLVPIVFKQVKGADKSICTNVDFYSGFVYHMLGIPGELYTPLFAVSRVAGWCAHRMEEIISGGKIIRPAYKCVQPRLPYVPMAERK from the coding sequence ATGAAGGTGGATACCTATCTGTCGATGGTGCTAGAAAATAACAAAATCGATCCAGAACTCTATGCTAAGTACAACGTCAAACGGGGACTGCGAAATGCGGATGGTACGGGGGTCCTGGTAGGGCTTACCCGGGTTGGGGATGTGCATGGGTATATCATCGATGAGAATGAACGAATCGCGGTGGATGGGAAACTGTACTATCGGGGTATCGATGTAGAAGATATCGTTCGCTATGTGCAGGAAGAACACCGCTATGGCTTTGAAGAAACGGTATACCTGTTGATGTTTGGTCAGCTCCCCACTAAAGAACAACTGGAAGAATTTAACGATTTTCTCGCGGAACACCGGCGCCTTCCCGATAATTTTGCAGAAGACGCTATTATGAAGGCCCCATCGCCGGATATCATGAACAAGCTGGCCCGTTCGGTTCTTACCTGTTACGCCTATGATCCGAACCCCGAAGACCTTTCGTATGAAAACGTCCTCCGTCAGTGTCTGGAACTCATTGCTCGTTTCCCCACCATGGTCGCCTATGCCTATGTGGCCAAGAAACATTACTACGATCATGAAAGCCTCTTTATCCACACCCCCGAGAAACTGTCCTCTACGGCAGAAACGATTCTTTCCCTTATCCGGCCGGATAAAAAATTTACCTCCCTGGAAGCGGAAATCCTGGATCTTGCCCTTATCCTTCATGCGGAGCACGGAGGAGGGAATAACTCTACCTTTGCGGTGCATCTTATTTCTTCTGCCGATACGGATACCTACTCGGCTATCGCCGCAGGGGTTGGTTCCCTTAAGGGCTTTAAACATGGGGGCGCCAACATCAAGGTGATGGGCATGATGGAGGATATCAAAAGAGGCGTAAAAAACTGGGAAGATGAGGATGAAGTAGCGGCCTACCTTATAAAGATATTGAAGGGTGAAGCCTTTGATAGAACGGGGCTCATCTATGGTCAGGGACACGCGGTATACACCAAATCGGATCCGCGGGCAACGCTCCTGCGAGATAAGGCGGCGGAGCTTGCCAAGGAAAAGGGTTTCGAAAAGGAATTTAACCTTTATAGAACGATAGAGAAATTGGTCCCCATTGTTTTCAAACAGGTAAAAGGGGCGGATAAATCGATCTGTACCAATGTGGACTTCTATTCTGGCTTTGTGTACCACATGCTCGGGATTCCCGGTGAACTGTATACCCCACTTTTTGCGGTGAGTCGGGTAGCAGGCTGGTGTGCCCACCGAATGGAGGAAATTATTTCCGGTGGTAAGATTATTCGTCCCGCCTATAAATGTGTGCAGCCCCGACTTCCCTATGTTCCTATGGCTGAGCGAAAATAA